ATCATCCAAGTGCGCCTCTTCATCCTGTATCCGGTGGATTGAAATGGAGTTTACTATTTCCTCACCAATCTTCTCCACCCTCACAGTCGGCGCTCTTCTTTCTGGCACATTGTTCCCACCCTGCCTCCGCCCATCGATCGGCAACCCATCGTCAACCTCATGAGACGCCCTCTCCAGCTTGATAGCCGCAAAATGGCCCTCCTCCTCGCCCCCAACGCACACCCACCCAAATCCACTCGCCGTACACCTCGCCTCAAACGGCAGCGCCGCAATGTGCTTCCTCTTCTTTGTCTTCGTATTCAAGCAGTAAATGTCGTTCCCACTCGCATAGTAGAGGTGATCTTCCTCGGGCGTGGAGATATAATGTCGCAGTTGCCAGTGACTGGATCGCCAAACAAGACAGTGTCAGCGTTACTACTCCGTGACCACAGTGACATGGGTACCTTTGCGCCAAACGGCAAATGGTCGCGCGGATTATGGTCGCACATACGAAACAGGTATTCTGACAGGATAGAATCCTTTCTGCGTTCTCGCGAGGTCATGCGCCTCAGGGTAACTGTGTGTCGCGCGCATGCGTTAGTGGCTGGCTCTCTCATGGTAATGAATGGGTGGTCAGCTCGGGTGGGAGGGTGCATACGGAATGTAACGGTCGATTGCCATGTTCGATGTTCGCGCCGGCGCTGAACGTCGTGGTATGGTTGGCTGGGCGCTGGTCGTGGTCGTAGGCAAGACGTAGGTGAACTGCCCAGGTGTTGGTCGTGTGTCCAGGCTATGACGGAAGTGAGCCTATGATGTGCAGGTGGGGTGTTGAACAATGAAAGAGGTGTCTACGTTAGCGCATCCAACGATTCAAGAGCCGGCAAACTATCAGGCGTCGACGATCTTGTCTCCGGCATGGTGGTGTCTTGTCAAGGGCAACGTGGCAGTATTGTCGCTTCTTTACCTCAACGACCCCCGAGTCTCGTCAAAAGCAAAGGGAGCTGGGACGGAAAGGCGGAGTGGCAGCCGAAACTTGGGATGCATGCCGGAATTGGAAATCACTACCCACGCGAACGAAGGTGAACGACGGTAGAAAAGAGGAATTGTCTCAGAGTGCAGCTCACTTCGGTCCATACGCAACCAGTGCTGCCGGCTGTTGAGCTACATATGCATCATCACTTTTCATTCATCATCTCATCTGATCGTAGCATGCATGGGTCCATCTATCGTGCTGCGCGCCATCAACTCGGCCACGCTTTCAAGACAGCCAATGAACGGCTGTAAGAGTCTTGTCGAGGGCATATTGCTCTGATCATGGTGTCAGCAGCTGCCAGGAAGTGAATGCAAATGTGTGCTTACCTATGAGCTCTGGACCTTCTTGACGCGCTCGGAAACCTTGGCGAAGAGTGGGTGGTCCTTCTCGAGGCTGGTGAGCTTCGCAGTGGCAGTGTCGGCGTCGTTGTCCTTGAGGATCTGTGCCAACTCCTTTGACTCGTCGTCGCCCTCCACGTTCTGGAAGCGGAGAGCCATCTCGATGCCGCCGAGGAGATGCTCGAAGGAGTCACCCTGCTCTGCGAGGTGGGCAGCTGGGCCGATGAAACGCTCCTTGCGAGAGAGCTTGCGGAGTGGTGCGCGGCCGACACGCTCGACGTTGTCCTTGAGGACTGGGTTGGAGATACGCTTGACAATCTGGGACGAGGTCAGTCACGGTCAATATGGTGCGGAAGGGAGGTCACTTACAGCCTTGACGTAGTCCTCCTGGTCGGCCTTGCTGATGTGGGTGTGCTTGGTGCAGATCAGGTGGGCAGTCTCCTTGAGAGTGTCCTGCACGATGTCGTGAAgctccttgtcctcgagcaCCTCGTGAATGAACGCCTTGCCACGGTTGTAGCCGTAGTAGGCTGCAGTTGCGTGACCAGTGTTGACAGTGAAGAGCTTACGCTCAATGTATGGCTGAAGGTCGTCGAcgtagtggacgcccttGATCTTTGGTGCACCGCTCTTCTTGAATGGCTTCTCCTCGACGCACCACTCGTAGAACTTCTCAATCTTGACGTTGAGACCGGCGTCCGCATCCTGGATTGGCACGATGCGGTCAATAGCCGAATTGGCGAACTCAGCTTTGGCGGCCAGGTTCTTCTTGGTCTCGGCGGACAGCTTTTCCTCGATGAAGCCGCGGAGGGTGTCGGTGGCACCGATGGCGTTCTCGCAGGCAATGACGGCGAGTGGCTGCTCGGACTTGCGAGCCTCGATACCCTTGGCGATAGGCTCTGCGATGAACTTGAGGATGTTGGGGCCAACTGCACAGGTGACGGTGTCGGCGGTAGCGATCTCGTCAATGACCTTCTGCACATCATGCTTCGAGTTGATGGCGCGGTAGTTGTCAATGGTGAACTTAGTCTCGCCGTCTGGGCCAATCTCGGTGACCTCATAGGAGGAAGCACCCTGGAGAGCATTGATAATACTGTCCATTACATCGACGAAGACGACCTCGAACCCAGAGTTGTGCAAGAACTCAGCAACGAAGCCACGGCCGATGTTGCCACCACCGAAGTGGACGCCCTTGAGACCCATGGTTGCTGTCGAGTGTGAAGGAGTTTGGTGTTTCTATGAGGGTGTTAGTCTTCGACTGGTGTACTTGGACCTGTTTGTGGTGCAAGTGAGGGGTCGATCAGGCAGCTCGATATCAGTGCCGCCGCCGTGATTCGGTACTCACATTATGTGCTGGTGATGGAGTTGAAGCAGGTGTGATGGTTTGCAAGCGTGGAAGGAGTCGGATGTGGTTGTTGAATGGTTTGTTTTGTCGTGGTTGAGAGGAAGGACAGCAGCGAGATATAATGGAAGCTGCCCCGCCACGCAGCTCGGACCCGGCCTGCTTCGTCACTGCCTTGGATTTTTCGCCGCAAATCCACCCGCAGTTGCATATGCAGGGGTCGATCCTGGTCAAGTTCACTTGAGATCGGAGTTCCTCGTTGACTTGACGTGCTGTAATGAGCACGCTGTCGCTTCAATTCTTCATACTCGAGCTTAGTAGAGCGATCTAGGCACTACGATACATACTTTGACGATGTGGAGCGTTGCTCCAGCTGCAGGTACACCGCCTGTGGGACATCTGATCCGACAGGTAGTGCATGGTCGAGATCTCCAGCGCCAACCCTGTGCGGGCATATCCATGGGGTTCCCGAACGAATAGCGTCAGCAAAGCGAAGCACTCGCATGCGTTGTCCATGAAGTTCATGATGCGTTGTGAAACGCAGAAGCCACCGCTTTCCGTCATGTGCGTCCTGATAGCCGCTGTCTTAGTCAGTTGTTAGCGCCGCAATGACGCATCCTTGAAACTTGCGAGACTGGGCGTGCCTTGAACCTCCAGATGGACAGATGTATTGAAAGTGGGTCAGTAAAAGCTAGCTTGCTACAGACCTGATGCGCGTGATGTGTCTTCCGATATTTTGTTATCGACTCATGCATGTATCGCTTGTTGCACATGTGGGTAGATAGTGACCATCCTGTCGTGTAGCTGTGCATGTGTCCTCATCATAACTTCCGGATCCCAAGCAGCTGCCACAAAGATTGTGTCGATACCGCTGTTGAGCGGTACAACAAAGCATCCAGCGACCTGCAGTCCAATGGCGAAAGCGTAGAAGACCACGACAGCTGTGAACTTTCCTCCTTCGTTGTATGCCGGTGAAGTCACCTCCAAGTAGACGTAGCTAATCAGAGCACAGCTGACTGCGACGAAGAGGCAGCCCATGCTCAAGACAGGACCAACGAGGCACTCGTTGATGAGCGCATCGATGCCTCGATCCTTGATCATCTTCCAGGTGTCTTTGGCCGATGCGAAGTATGCCTTGCCATACAGAGACATGTAGCTGAATGCGTAGCGGTTGACGAACTCGAGCGCCCATTGCACCAGTCCAAGTATGCATTGGAGGACGCAGAAAGCGCAGTCGGCCACCAAGTTGCCACTCTGCATATCGTTGCGTGCGACTGAGCATGCGAAGCGTAGCAAGTCCAGGATGGCCACAAGCAAGCTGCCTAGACAGATCGAGCCGAAGCTGTAGGTGAGCGCTCTCCTCGCAGCACCTCGAGTGGGAGCCTTGGCTGGTGCTCTTGGCGAAAAGTACCAGCTTCCGTAAACGCCTGAGATCGTGGTGTGGATTGTGTTCTTGAGCCATTCAGTTATCCAGTATCCCGCGAAAGTAATGTAGACCAGGAGGCCGATGACTGTCGCCGAGCTGCATCCACCAGAGCCGCCTGCAGCAGCATTGCAGCTTGGGTTCGGGCCAGGCTCGAAGCGAATGTAGACTGCAACGAGTGTCACGGCGAACCATGCGCTGAACGCAGCTGCTACCAGACCACCCAAGAAAGAGACCAAGTAGACGTGTCCGACCTTCCGCGATACGTCGACTGCAGTCTGGAACATAAGCACGCTGAAGGGAATGCGCTTGATCCAGGTGATGAAGCAGAAGATCGTGAAGACACCGAGGAGCAAGAACAGCGCGCCACCAACCCACGCTCTGCGGTAAAAGTAGTACGCCGCGGTGGCCAGACTCAGGACGATGTTGAGATTGCCGCTGATCCAGATGAACTGCTTTGTGAAGATGCGCGCTAGTGACACGTACGCGGAGCCCAAGATCAATGCCGCGGCCAGAATGAAGCAGAAAAGCACAATCGTATTGGTGTTCAAGCTGAAGTCGTTCGAAGAGCCATAGATGCCGCCTCCATTGAAGCCTTTGTTGCCGGCGTATCCAGCGATGGTGAGTCCACTGATAGCAACAAATCCTAGAAAGACAGCGATGAACAGGATGCCAGCCCAAAGATCATTCCACTTTGGTTTGTCAATCTTGAAAGTCTGAGTGAAGTCCTGCTTTCCACCGCTTCCGTAGTTCTGACTGTATGATGGCGGATTCGGCATGTACTGCTGTTGCTGGCCGCCATACTGCTGCTGTTGATCAGGTGCCTGGCCATATTGTGGCTGCTGGCCGCCGCCCTGGTAATAGTCTTGCGCCTCGCCATTGGCCTGGCCTCCTTGCTTGAAGGGCTCCATCTCCAGGCGATCTGTACTGTGCGCTGTTGGACCAGTGTAGTCGCGACCGTCGTACGCGTCAAGTTCGAGCAAGTCTTCAGAATCTTCAGAGATGCGACGACCCTTGGTGTGCGACATCATCGCCGTTGATCAAATATCGCAATCTTTGGTTGACTTTCGCTAGTGGCGTCACCTTGACAACGATCTAGAACTTCGTTTAGTAGCGTGAGTAGCTCTTTCTGTTGACGACTTCGACGAGTTCCTGCAGCGTGCAAAGATGGGAAGAAAGAGGTCGGATGAGCGTGATAGAAGGTGTATCTTGACGGGACACATATACTACGTACTTGCCTTGAGCATCGTGTTACTGTGCCTCGCTCTGCGGCGATGTTGCGGCACAGGTGCAACAGCGGGCGCGTTCTCGCTTTGGGTCCAATTGTATGGCCACGAGAGTCTCACCAGACGATATGCTCTTCGTTCGGCGCGTAGGTGATGCACTGCTGAGCTCTTCGAAGTTCGTGCTGAGACGTGTGGTCTTGGTCAGGACCATGCAGCTGCTTGCAGGTGGGTATCGATGGGGCCGGACGCTGCAGGACAAGGCGGTTCACAAACAGAAGCATCATCCATGATGTAAAGAAGAGAAGAGTGCAGAAGAATTACGACAACTTTACATGATATGATCTTCAGCCAGGATGGCACTGAC
Above is a genomic segment from Fulvia fulva chromosome 3, complete sequence containing:
- a CDS encoding Mannitol-1-phosphate 5-dehydrogenase; the encoded protein is MGLKGVHFGGGNIGRGFVAEFLHNSGFEVVFVDVMDSIINALQGASSYEVTEIGPDGETKFTIDNYRAINSKHDVQKVIDEIATADTVTCAVGPNILKFIAEPIAKGIEARKSEQPLAVIACENAIGATDTLRGFIEEKLSAETKKNLAAKAEFANSAIDRIVPIQDADAGLNVKIEKFYEWCVEEKPFKKSGAPKIKGVHYVDDLQPYIERKLFTVNTGHATAAYYGYNRGKAFIHEVLEDKELHDIVQDTLKETAHLICTKHTHISKADQEDYVKAIVKRISNPVLKDNVERVGRAPLRKLSRKERFIGPAAHLAEQGDSFEHLLGGIEMALRFQNVEGDDESKELAQILKDNDADTATAKLTSLEKDHPLFAKVSERVKKVQSS